Proteins found in one Plasmodium sp. gorilla clade G2 genome assembly, chromosome: 14 genomic segment:
- a CDS encoding metalloprotease, putative: protein MEEISKKFEKLKENIRRFNHENKIFDLIKNVEKYFFSDKSNQKDNFNDMLFLIQYSLKYKGICKWPNYSNLFVINYNLNENFKNMVQNNKEFFEEYVRMNENEYITRNKEKNINRDDNNNDTTNMDSKEIFLNNNNNNNNNNNNNLFTTSDIQLNEDNMKKQIKEHNQISNNDYKKKERKINTYFNDDISLFNKIKLQIFMYMILNNYRIKILVNSLSALNRPINVIYINCPNNKEEKKNIYDKFTNFFSSYYKFNNTYINNIKKNNYQSIIKDDNCSCSELSSLKENITTINNKSNNKSDKYIGGYNPINNTIWLCSNNITNYYKLKYILTHELIHAFDFARANIDMYNCKHIACSEIRAYNLSNQCNYFNSKYFVGNKDVFNSSKSSVIENTSKNKCIYNNVYSSLYQYKPCSNDTHTYINNVFDKCLHDYWPFMCPPEQDSKYKPSKIFKD from the coding sequence atggAAGAAATTTCTAAAAAgtttgaaaaattaaaagaaaatataagaagGTTTAatcatgaaaataaaatattcgatttaataaaaaatgtagagAAATACTTTTTTAGTGATAAATCAAATCAAAAGGACAATTTTAAtgatatgttatttttaatacaatattctttaaaatataaggGCATATGTAAGTGGCCAAATTATAGTAACTTATttgtaataaattataatttaaatgagaattttaaaaacatggtacaaaataataaagagtTTTTTGAAGAGTATGTAAGAATGAATgagaatgaatatattactcggaataaagagaaaaatataaatcgtGATGACAATAACAATGATACAACTAATATGGATAGCAAGGAAATtttcttaaataataataataataataataataataataacaacaatttGTTTACAACAAGTGATATTCAattaaatgaagataatatgaaaaagcaAATAAAAGAACATAACCAGATAagtaataatgattataaaaagaaggaaagaaaaataaatacatattttaatgatgatataagcttatttaataaaataaaattacaaatatttatgtatatgatACTTAACAATTAtagaattaaaatattagttAATTCATTATCAGCATTAAATCGTCCTAtcaatgttatatatataaattgtccaaataataaagaagaaaaaaaaaacatttacGATAAATTTACTAACTTCTTTTCatcttattataaatttaataatacatatattaataacattaaaaaaaataattatcaaaGTATTATAAAAGATGATAATTGTTCTTGCTCAGAGTTATCATCAttgaaagaaaatataacaactattaataataaaagtaataataaaagtgacAAATATATAGGAGGATATAATCCAATAAACAATACTATATGGTTAtgttcaaataatattactaattattataaattgaaatatatattaacacatGAACTAATACATGCCTTTGATTTTGCTAGAGCAAATATAGATATGTATAATTGTAAGCATATTGCTTGTTCAGAAATTCGAGCCTATAATTTAAGTAACCaatgtaattattttaatagcAAATATTTTGTAGGAAATAAAGATGTTTTTAATAGTTCAAAATCTTCAGTAATTGAAAATacttcaaaaaataaatgtatatataataatgtctACTCATCattatatcaatataaaCCTTGTAGTAATGATACACATacgtatataaataatgtttttGATAAATGTCTACATGATTACTGGCCCTTCATGTGTCCTCCTGAGCAGGACAGTAAATACAAGCCCTCCAAAATTTTTAAGgattaa
- a CDS encoding vacuolar-sorting protein SNF7, putative — translation MKFFKGKKEKTLDEAYDTLEKSVKSIDENIEKYNKELNVIKQKIEEEKKKNPVNQHIINSLRNKAANIIQKKKVYENNKESTMGIQFNIDQIKYANDNVQFSIDTYKALQNTSKVLKKNIKKVNINKIEKLQDDLFDYIEDTKEIGNILSSSYDIPLNLDEQEIDAELALIEDSILDENIEQDNIASYIDDDKKEEDKTLMQNIPLEEKIFDTNQEKTKNETYFAQREG, via the exons atgaa GTTCTTCAAGggtaaaaaagaaaaaacattaGATGAAGCGTATG ACACCCTCGAAAAAAGCGTTAAAAGtattgatgaaaatatagaaaaatataataaggaactaaatgtaataaaacaaaaaattgaagaagaaaaaaaaaaaaatccagTTAATCAACACATTATCAACAGTTTAAGAAATAAAGCTgcaaatattatacaaaaaaagaaagtatatgaaaataataaagaaagcACAATGGGTATACAATTTAATATtgatcaaataaaatatgcaAATGATAATGTTCAATTTTCTATTGATACCTATAAGGCCTTACAAAATACAAGCAAGgtgttgaaaaaaaatattaaaaaagtaaatataaataaaattgaaaagTTACAAGATGATCTATTTGATTATATAGAGGATACCAAAGAAATtggaaatattttatcatcctCATATGATATACCACTAAATTTGGATGAACAAGAAATTGATGCTGAACTAGCTTTAATTGAAGATAGTATATTAGACGAAAATATAGAACAAGATAATATAGCTAGCTATATAGACGATGATAAAAAGGAGGAAGACAAAACTTTAATGCAAAATATTCCTcttgaagaaaaaatttttgATACAAATCaggaaaaaacaaaaaacgaGACATATTTCGCACAAAGGGAAGGTTAA
- a CDS encoding transcription factor TFIIH complex subunit Tfb5, putative, with product MVTAIKGVLVKCDEPTMQIILMLNEEKNFLIEKISETVCLCKENVHDFLEKEVIKQLEYSERHETED from the coding sequence ATGGTGACAGCTATAAAAGGAGTTTTAGTTAAATGCGATGAACCTACTAtgcaaataattttaatgttAAATGAAGAGAAGAATTTTTTGATTGAAAAAATTAGTGAGACTGTTTGTTTATGTAAAGAAAATGTTCATGATTTTCTAGAAAAAGAAGTAATAAAACAATTGGAATATTCAGAAAGGCATGAAACTGAAGATTAg
- a CDS encoding ADP-ribosylation factor, putative: MVLLKILKKIKDNKKNLRILILGLDNAGKTTIVKRLLGQDIYSVSPTFGFNIETIEFDNNILNIWDIGGQKSIRHFWKNYYEDVDGIIFVVDSTDLFRLQLCSFELKQILKEERLYGSTLLILSNKVDIDKSLTINQIAEILKLNDMSMDRHWCINECSAFSGKGLLKSFMWLIDDITERIDSSK, translated from the exons ATGGTATTGTTAAAaattctaaaaaaaataaaggataataaaaagaatctaagaatattaatattaggGTTAGATAATGCTGGAAAAACAACTATAGTAAAAAGATTATTAGGTCAAGATATTTATAGTGTTAGTCCAACATTTGGATTTAATATTGAAACAATAgaatttgataataatattcttaaCATATGGGATATAGGAGGACAAAAAAGTATTCGTCATTTTTGGAAAAACTATTATGAAGATGTAGATGGTATAATTTTTGTTGTTGACAGTACAGATTTGTTTCGATTACAATTATGTTCATTTGAATTgaaacaaatattaaaagagGAAAGATTATATGGATCtactttattaattttatcaaataaaGTAGACATTGATAAATCTCTAACTATTAATCAAATAGCTGag atacTCAAATTGAATGATATGAGTATGGACAGGCATTGGTGTATAAATGAATGTAGTGCCTTTTCTGGTAAAGGCTTATTAAAATCTTTCATGTGGCTAATTGATGATATAACTGAACGTATTGATAgttcaaaataa
- a CDS encoding replication factor A protein 3, putative: MEHFVAPRVNKKYLNKFYNKNVRLVGKVLKKDGNELTLLTSDNAEIKCYLNDEQMDDSFETYVEVLGMVNEDDTLSNIVYVQNGGNSMNLNELNNLINLTFLEELEEVF, from the exons ATGGAACATTTTGTAGCTCC gagggttaataaaaaatacttaaataaattttataacaaGAATGTTCGACTTGTTGGAAAGGTTTTAAAGAAGGATGGCAATGAATTGACTCTTCTAACTTCTGACA atgCTGAAATAAAATGTTATTTAAATGACGAACAAATGGACGATTCTTTTGAAACGTATGTGGAAGTTTTAGGAATg gtTAATGAAGATGATACATTAAGTAACATAGTATATGTACAAAATGGAGGAAACTCAATGa ATTTAAACGAACTGaacaatttaataaatttaacaTTTTTAGAAGAATTGGAAGAAGTATTTTAA
- a CDS encoding GTP-binding protein, putative produces the protein MNLINYTLRRYSSLQNSMRVENLRRNVNMINDEMLNYNCYMSKRKREKSLKLDMNIYEQLKRKMIGKPLNKLQKKYMNEKRPNFAPIFLDQLKPRMVLYKTAIQVNELPLPKYPEIAFIGRSNCGKSTLINELCGRTNKAKVSKIPGCTKEIHFYKIGKPCLMCLVDLPGYGYAESKEELRLQWNEFTLFYLKNRKNLKKVFILIDCRVGLKTSDKELLHFFDRYNIKYQIVLSKCDLLNTKDLAIKIQIINQDIVSFKNLEKPLIPLSSIKKQNLDELRNEIARYQLNKTIVKNNIVMKINDLIEQKRLKKLKNQKDKTLNMNLNINNNTSANNITHINNHVEDNNLSHTLNNSNINEHTKIDIVNPNTNINNPINNGHREKSILISDQTIFEALNRWNNTDTNKYNYNYIFNFNTHMNNHIKYLISSLHKKFISECLREYNINDLQIIDNIIHQEIITDDKTEEKHVTMNNKENKNITNANKYYPNDYKINTYLYRKQNKYRNNKKKQVECHNMYDNVNCINYSYECNYNPLSESLDEDDNHSNQLDEKMILKNDLHTNRNDKILDNENYISNKENNNINNNSQNIVEKKKKKKNIDIFEENCKDEKNENVDILCKGIIKDIMSNEEKMQDTKETYDEFKNNNFINDKNNIEKELFEKSLFPFDLSQRKNQDNNIFSENIQMNNLFNYQPETNPWNNLFKKKDYKKINEDILLQEEDTYDRQDYISGLKRPPKENSKSSLYNYSFNIKDKSTHYIYEKNKSDSYKIYKSRQLEDIHDQLKDNLIDTQKRKTKENGINGDHVNAPNDSSKNHFNKRNIKVDSSLCKINKDESVNEEKNEYPKKKIYIGLKTRSKIIRGTKKLKLFGKKKKHDIVNTPIDLATDYFKLNNNSTFYDKKKNSWNYINAKYNKWMKKSNRKNIASEIPLSPIKKEEVMKRYVEKQETKYTKEKNKFLRQKKNLGMISKPPNHKNKKSISKNYSLSDEQKIFDREAFFKYRDVQK, from the coding sequence GATAGGGAAacctttaaataaattacaaaaaaaatatatgaatgaaaaaCGTCCGAATTTTGCTCCAATATTTTTAGATCAATTAAAGCCAAGAATGGTTTTGTACAAAACAGCTATTCAAGTAAATGAATTACCTTTACCAAAATATCCAGAAATAGCTTTTATTGGTAGATCCAATTGTGGTAAATCAACCCTAATTAACGAATTATGTGGTCGGACAAATAAAGCTAAAGTTAGCAAAATACCTGGATGTACTAAagaaattcatttttataaaataggGAAACCATGTTTAATGTGTTTAGTAGATTTACCAGGTTATGGTTATGCTGAAAGTAAAGAAGAACTTAGATTACAATGGAATGAATTTaccttattttatttaaaaaatcgaaaaaatttaaaaaaagtttttattcttattgaTTGTAGAGTTGGACTTAAAACTAGcgataaagaattattacaTTTCTTTgatagatataatataaaatatcaaaTAGTTTTAAGTAAATgtgatttattaaatacaaAAGATTTAGCTATAAAAATTCAAATTATTAATCAAGATATTGTATCCTTCAAAAATTTAGAGAAGCCTCTAATTCCTTTAAGTTCAATTAAGAAACAAAACTTAGATGAACTTAGAAATGAAATTGCAAGATATCAATTAAATAAAACCATTgtcaaaaataatattgtcATGAAAATCAATGATTTAATAGAACAAAAGaggttaaaaaaattaaaaaatcaaaaagatAAAACTCTAAATATGAAtctaaatattaataacaatACATCTGCCAATAATATAactcatataaataatcatgTAGAGGACAATAATTTATCTCATACATTAAACAattcaaatataaatgaacacACAAAAATTGATATAGTTAATcctaatacaaatataaacaatCCAATTAATAATGGACATAGGGAAAAAAGTATATTAATAAGTGATCAAACAATTTTTGAAGCACTAAACAGATGGAATAATActgatacaaataaatataattataattatatttttaattttaatacacatatgaataatcacataaaatatttaatatcatcattacataaaaaatttatatctgAATGTTTAAGAGAGTATAACATTAATGATTTGCAAATTATCGATAACATTATTCATCAAGAAATTATAACAGATGATAAGACAGAAGAAAAACATGTTACaatgaataataaagaaaacaaaaatataacaaatgctaataaatattatcctAATGATTATAAGATAAATACTTACCTATATCGTAAGCAAAATAAATATcgaaacaataaaaaaaaacaagtgGAATGTCATAATATGTATGATAATGTGAATTGtataaattattcatatgaatGTAATTATAATCCTTTAAGTGAATCACttgatgaagatgataatCATTCAAACCAATTAGATGAAAAAATGATTCTAAAAAATGATCTGCATACAAATAggaatgataaaatattagataatgaaaattatattagtaataaagaaaataacaatataaataataattctcaAAATAtcgtagaaaaaaaaaaaaaaaaaaaaaatatagatatctTTGAAGAAAATTgtaaagatgaaaaaaatgaaaatgtagATATATTGTGTAAAGGTATAATAAAGGATATTATgtcaaatgaagaaaaaatgcAAGATACAAAAGAAACATATgatgaatttaaaaataataattttataaatgataagaataatatagaaaaggaATTATTTGAAAAGAGTCTATTTCCTTTTGATCTTAGCCAAAGAAAAAATCAggacaataatatattttcagaaaatatacaaatgaataatttatttaattatcaACCTGAAACTAACCCATGGAACAAtctgtttaaaaaaaaagattataagaaaataaatgaagatattttattacaGGAAGAAGATACATATGATCGTCAAGATTATATTAGTGGGCTTAAAAGACCACCCAAAGAAAACTCAAAGAGTAGTTTGTATAATTATTcctttaatataaaagataaaagtacacattatatatatgagaaaaACAAATCagattcatataaaatatataagagtAGACAATTAGAAGATATACATGATCAACTAAAAGATAATTTAATAGATacacaaaaaagaaaaaccaAAGAAAATGGAATAAATGGAGATCATGTGAATGCTCCAAATGATTCTTCCAAAaatcattttaataaaagaaatatcaaAGTGGATTCTTCTCtttgtaaaataaataaggatGAATCAgttaatgaagaaaaaaatgaatatccaaaaaaaaaaatatatattggtTTAAAAACAAGAAGTAAAATTATAAGAGGTACTAAAAAACTTAAATTATttggaaaaaagaaaaaacatgATATTGTAAATACTCCTATCGACTTAGCAACTGACTATTTCAAATTGAATAATAATTCCACATTTtatgataagaaaaaaaacagttggaattatataaatgctaaatataacaaatggaTGAAAAAATCCAACCGTAAAAATATTGCATCTGAAATTCCTCTTTCTCCTATCAAAAAGGAAGAAGTCATGAAACGTTATGTAGAAAAACAAGAAACCAAATATacaaaagagaaaaataaattcttACGACAAAAGAAAAACTTAGGTATGATATCAAAACCTccaaatcataaaaataaaaaaagcaTTTCCAAAAATTATAGCCTATCAgatgaacaaaaaatatttgatagAGAagcattttttaaatatcgCGATGTCCAAAAGTGA